One Clarias gariepinus isolate MV-2021 ecotype Netherlands chromosome 18, CGAR_prim_01v2, whole genome shotgun sequence genomic window carries:
- the LOC128506841 gene encoding phospholipase A2-like has protein sequence MHVSSPSSVEMSLLYTTALLILTVVFPTDTHTTLELAGVVKCSTGRSALAYIMYGCYCGVGGEGWPRDPADWCCHKHDCCYAKAEDRGCYTKTHVYPWSCDSQPLDCGSLTDRCEKMLCVCDREAAQCLKNAPYNLKYVAWPDFLCGPELPTCAYY, from the exons atgcATGTCTCCTCTCCCAGTTCAGTAGAGATGTCTCTCCTGTACACCACAGCGCTGTTGATCCTCACAG ttgtgtttcccacagacacacacactacattggAGCTGGCTGGTGTGGTGAAGTGCAGTACAGGACGCTCAGCACTTGCTTACATCATGTACGGGTGTTACTGTGGAGTAGGAGGGGAGGGGTGGCCCCGGGACCCCGCAGActg gtgttgTCACAAGCATGACTGCTGCTACGCAAAGGCTGAGGATCGAGGCTGTTACACAAAGACACACGTGTATCCATGGAGCTGTGACAGTCAGCCGCTCGACtgcg gctccCTGACAGACCGCTGTGAGaagatgttgtgtgtgtgtgaccgagAAGCAGCACAGTGTCTGAAGAACGCTCCATATAACCTCAAATACGTGGCGTGGCCCGACTTCCTGTGTGGACCCGAGCTACCGACGTGTGCTtactactga
- the LOC128506635 gene encoding bifunctional apoptosis regulator-like, with amino-acid sequence MSDPDPSPRPDPDPAECVLSCHCCYDVLVNPTTLTCGHSFCRHCLAQWWESSRRTECPECREAWQGFPKVNILLRDAVEKLYEADVRRRREEIQSNARVSRSLLAFQRFGDEQTNHRSGQAGSFCFGVLVTLSCVMVIFLMFRWFGGGSHHDDLVRKPISRWTVDDVTLWMEQLGSWTSQYREVFNREQVNGRLLNLLSDEELCGAPFLMENPSHRRAVLQELHRVQALGVKPPRDLWEYKTVNEGKSLFLVYALKDSPRLTLLLLYLLEYDASFLPLIHTCCSTHSEHSETTWAGPGPWQWAWFVVKWVVFPYLLLAQFALGWLSVHYWTSRVVVMNAALLSLQEGHALWRGWSQGALRTLPRTVFAHVWRAGLHSVLFLFLCPLLPQCVWNGMFYWGLYCSPAFNTHTLLQQILHTHTHQARE; translated from the exons ATGTCCGACCCTGACCCGAGTCCGCGGCCCGACCCTGACCCTGCCGAGTGTGTGCTGTCGTGTCACTGCTGTTATGACGTGCTGGTGAACCCAACCACCCTGACGTGCGGCCACAGCTTCTGCCGTCACTGCCTCGCCCAGTGGTGGGAGTCGTCACGCCGGACGGAGTGTCCCGAGTGCCGGGAGGCGTGGCAGGGCTTCCCTAAAGTCAACATCCTGCTCAG ggatgCTGTGGAGAAGCTTTACGAGGCGGACGTGAGGAGAAGGCGTGAGGAGATCCAGAGTAACGCCCGTGTCTCTCGCTCACTCTTGGCGTTCCAGCGTTTCGGAGATGAACAGACCAATCACAGATCAGGACAAGCGGGAAGCTTCTGCTTTGGTGTGCTTGTCACACTTAGCTgtgtcatg GTAATCTTCCTGATGTTCCGCTGGTTCGGTGGAGGAAGTCACCATGACGACCTGGTCAGGAAGCCAATCAGCAGGTGGACGGTTGATGATGTCACACTGTGGATGGAGCAGCTCGGGTCCTGGACCAGTCAGTACAGAGAGGTGTTTAACCGGGAGCAGGTGAACGGCAG gttgtTAAACCTGCTGAGTGATGAGGAGTTGTGTGGTGCTCCGTTCCTCATGGAGAACCCCTCACACAGACGGGCCGTCCTGCAGGAGCTGCACAGGGTCCAGGCCCTCGGGGTCAAACCCCCGCGTGACCTCTGGGAgtacaag acgGTGAACGAGGGGAAGTCCCTGTTCCTGGTCTACGCCCTAAAGGACTCGCCGCGCCTCACGCTCCTCCTCCTCTACCTGTTAGAGTACGACGCCTCCTTCCTCCCGCTCATACACACCTGCTGCTCCACACACAGTGAGCACAGCGAGACGACG tgGGCGGGGCCGGGCCCGTGGCAGTGGGCGTGGTTTGTGGTGAAGTGGGTGGTGTTTCCGTACCTGCTGCTGGCCCAGTTTGCTCTCGGGTGGCTGAGTGTGCACTACTGGACCTCACGGGTCGTGGTGATGAACGCCGCGCTGCTGTCCTTACAGGAGGGACACGCCCTCTGGAGGGGGTGGAGCCAAGGAGCGCTCAG gacgCTCCCCCGCACTGTGTTTGCTCATGTCTGGAGGGCGGGGCTTCACAGCGTGCTCTTCCTGTTCCTCTGCCCTCTGCTGCCTCAGTGTGTGTGGAACGGCATGTTCTACTGGGGGCTCTACTGTAGCCCCgccttcaacacacacacactactgcagcagatcctacacacacacacacaccaggcaagggagtga
- the gpank1 gene encoding G patch domain and ankyrin repeat-containing protein 1, with protein MRHAGFFIHAREEEKSWTETERERETARETGREGGAALSGEEVRDFYQSLFKDQDGARTEERTERRRGRAGRSGRKGGGAREGGGARGGGGVAEGPSDEVSITAPPTGRTDGYRLLRCAEQGDIRGLEDVLRRGCDPNFRDQFNWTALMSAAYSGRTQAVRVLLHRGALWRSITDTQGRDACDLARLAGHQDIVTLLEELSVTHTSHTPADTAHSHSPPRWCDVCEVTYTDSAHTHSSSTLHQFSLARPPSLPHYCLAPSSVGYRVMLRLGWDPRSGLGPGHAGRRDPVGTVLKSDTAGLGFGPAPRSKVTHFKANDERAIRRVPERRERGTTLGAKARRKTEERQKQWERDFRSSFNIDP; from the exons ATGAGACACGCGGGGTTCTTCATCCACGCcagagaggaggagaagagctggacggagacggagagagagagagagaccgcgAGAGAGACGGGGAGAGAGGGGGGCGCGGCGCTGAGCGGAGAGGAAGTGAGAGACTTCTACCAGAGTCTGTTTAAGGACCAGGATGGAGCGAGGACGGAGGAGAGGACGGAGAGACGCCGAGGGAGAGCAGGACGGA GTGGACGTAAAGGAGGCGGGGCTCGTGAAGGAGGCGGGGCCCGTGGAGGAGGCGGAGTGGCCGAGGGCCCCAGCGATGAGGTCTCGATCACAGCACCCCCCACAGGCCGCACGGACGGATACAGGCTGCTGCGGTGCGCGGAGCAGGGGGACATCCGGGGACTGGAGGACGTCCTGAGACGGGGCTGTGACCCCAACTTCAGAGACCAGTTCAACTGGACCGCCCTGATGAGCGCCGCCTACTCCGGCAGAACACAGGCGGTTCGAGTCCTGCTCCACCGGGGGGCGCTGTGGAGATcaatcacagacacacag GGGAGAGACGCGTGTGATCTGGCTCGTCTCGCTGGACATCAAGACATCGTTACTCTCCTGGAGGAGCTCAgcgtcacacacacctcacacacacctgcggATACAGCACAcag CCACTCTCCCCCTCGGTGGTGTGACGTGTGTGAGGTGACCTACACAGAcagcgctcacacacactcctcgtCCACGCTGCACCAGTTCAGCCTGGCGCGACCCCCCTCGCTCCCCCACTACTGCCTCGCCCCCTCCAGCGTGGGGTACAGGGTCATGCTGCGTCTGGGGTGGGACCCCCGCTCCGGACTTGGCCCGGGACACGCGGGCCGCCGCGACCCTGTCGGCACCGTCCTCAAATCGGACACCGCCGGCCTCGGGTTCGGGCCCGCGCCCAGGTCGAAGGTCACGCACTTCAAGGCCAACGACGAGCGGGCGATCCGCAGGGTGCCGGAGAGACGGGAGAGAGGGACGACGCTCGGCGCTAAGGCCAGGAGGAAGACGGAGGAGAGACAGAAACAGTGGGAGAGAGACTTTCGCTCCTCCTTTAACATCGACCCCTGA
- the LOC128506853 gene encoding axin-1-like, producing the protein MTMRAAGCHSDAVSHLGDGVLRPPVPGEEDVKRDAVRPESYEPEGRASPDHAHPSWAESLSTLLEDQDGIVLFRDFLSQEGSTDIIDFWLACSGFRLAYCAPLSCSSTSADILDKRRLRLAKAIYRKYITSGGIVAKKIKAATKSWIRERVRCAQLDSALFERARQEVQDAMEVETYPVFLRSDVYLTYAQDVSAEQEGHKWEGHGQKQETGSNKKEVMDSEQEPDSKQEVNSLIQEPGSGTEELKQKEENVEVPRFIPEVVEKREWVEPEIVSANHRGSEHWETGYRMKHRIIQGCVRVDTHKTSLFHKLSTHRRPQDVHTEPCKFAADLISRLELVQREREDWRRAEDHLHPVCTEVDDAVSMATSSCPAHPGSSHSVAQWCDAHAQTPDIVPDEREQGVRRTPRRRSPVTHTHSHTWRHGDTAGANQRQAPGYRGQCVCVCESMTVAYYFCGELIPYRTTVRGGAITLGHFRELLTRRGAYRFFFKKPSEEFDCGVVYEEVCEDNAVLPVFEGRIVGKVEKIY; encoded by the exons ATGACCATGCGAGCGGCAGGTTGCCATAGCGATGCGGTTAGCCATTTAGGGGACGGTGTCCTTCGTCCTCCGGTTCCAGGAGAGGAGGACGTTAAAAGGGACGCAGTTCGGCCTGAGAGCTACGAACCAGAGGGGAGGGCGTCGCCTGACCACGCCCATCCGAGTTGGGCGGAGTCTCTGAGCACGCTGCTGGAGGACCAGGACGGAATCGTGCTGTTTCGGGATTTCCTCTCGCAGGAGGGAAGCACTGACATCATCGACTTCTGGTTAGCATGCAGCGGATTTCGGTTAGCATACTGCGCTCCTCTGAG CTGCTCGTCCACATCAGCGGACATCTTGGACAAGCGGAGGCTGAGACTCGCTAAAGCCATCTACAGGAAGTACATCACCAGTGGCGGAATCGTAGCCAAGAAAATTAAAGCGGCGACAAAGAGCTGGATCCGCGAGCGCGTCCGTTGTGCACAGTTGGACTCCGCGTTGTTCGAACGGGCGAGGCAGGAAGTGCAGGACGCCATGGAGGTGGAAACGTATCCCGTCTTCCTCAGATCCGACGTCTACCTCACGTACGCACAGGACGTCTCCGCCGAACAGGAGGGTCACAAATGGGAAGGACACGGTCagaaacaggaaacaggaagtAACAAGAAGGAAGTGATGGACTCTGAACAGGAACCAGACAGCAAACAGGAAGTAAACAGTCTTATACAGGAACCAGGAAGTGGAACAGAGGAGCTGaaacagaaagaagaaaatgtcGAAGTGCCGAGGTTTATTCCCGAGGTGGTAGAGAAGAGAGAGTGGGTGGAGCCTGAGATAGTCTCAGCCAATCACAGGGGATCTGAGCACTGGGAGACGGG GTATAGAATGAAGCACAGGATCATACAGGGGTGTGTGAGAGTCGACACCCATAAAACATCCCTCTTTCACAAactt agtACACACCGCAGGCCACAGGACGTCCACACAGAGCCGTGTAAGTTTGCTGCTGATCTGATCAGCCGCCTGGAGCTCgttcagagggagagagaggactGGAGACGAGCGGAGGATCATCTACACCCAGTCtgcacg GAAGTTGATGATGCTGTTTCCATGGCGACCTCCTCGTGCCCCGCCCACCCTGGCTCCTCCCACTCCGTGGCCCAGTGGTGTGACGCTCACGCTCAGACTCCTGACATCGTCCCGGATGAACGTGAGCAGGGTGTGAGACGGACGCCCAGACGGAGAtctcctgtaacacacacacactcacacacttggcGTCATGGGGACACGGcgggagccaatcagagacaAGCTCCGggctacag ggggcagtgtgtgtgtgtatgtgagagcaTGACGGTGGCGTATTATTTCTGCGGAGAGCTGATTCCCTACAGGACGACGGTCAGGGGCGGAGCCATCACCCTGGGGCACTTCAGAGAGCTGCTCACCAGGAGGGGGGCgtacag gtttttCTTTAAGAAGCCCAGTGAGGAGTTTGACTGTGGGGTTGTGTAtgaggaggtgtgtgaggaCAACGCAGTGTTACCCGTGTTCGAGGGCAGAATCGTCGGGAAGGTGGAGAAGATCTACTGA